In Epinephelus lanceolatus isolate andai-2023 chromosome 16, ASM4190304v1, whole genome shotgun sequence, one DNA window encodes the following:
- the s100a10a gene encoding protein S100-A10a — protein sequence MPSELETAMESLIKVFHRYASKEGRSGTLSRRELRELMENELSTFLMSQKDPAAVDKIMKDLDTNGDGQVDFEEFVSLVVGLSIACEQCYQMHMKKTSKK from the exons ATGCCTTCAGAACTGGAGACAGCCATGGAGTCACTCATCAAGGTGTTCCACCGTTACGCCTCTAAGGAAGGCCGGAGTGGCACACTCAGCCGGCGGGAGCTCAGAGAGTTGATGGAGAACGAGCTCTCTACCTTCCTCATG TCTCAGAAGGACCCTGCTGCTGTTGACAAAATCATGAAGGACCTGGACACCAATGGCGATGGCCAGGTGGACTTTGAGGAGTTTGTTTCTCTGGTTGTTGGACTTTCCATTGCCTGTGAGCAGTGCTATCAGATGCACATGAAGAAGACATCTAAGAAATAA
- the LOC117263403 gene encoding ictacalcin-like: protein MSNLQMALCNLIATFDQYAKKDGDNKSLTKAEVKDLLKSELGELLGKANDQAAMDSVFTAMDINQDETVNFEEFIIMFAGLAMVLHNTVTSS from the exons ATGTCGAACCTCCAGATGGCTTTATGCAACCTCATTGCCACCTTTGATCAATACGCCAAGAAGGATGGGGACAACAAAAGCCTGACTAAGGCAGAGGTGAAAGATCTGCTCAAGAGTGAATTGGGAGAGCTGCTGGGG AAAGCCAATGACCAGGCAGCAATGGACAGCGTCTTCACGGCAATGGACATAAACCAGGACGAAACTGTGAACTTTGAAGAGTTTATCATCATGTTTGCAGGTCTTGCTATGGTCTTACACAACACTGTCACCAGTTCATAG
- the LOC117263404 gene encoding ictacalcin-like codes for MSNTQKAIVLLVATFDQYAKKDGDNKSLTKAEVKELLQSELGELLGKATDQAAVDSIFNKLDLNQDNSVDFPEFLNLVGCLSVLCHEHFTKS; via the exons ATGTCGAACACCCAGAAAGCTATAGTCCTCCTCGTTGCCACCTTCGATCAATACGCCAAGAAGGATGGGGACAACAAAAGCCTGACTAAGGCAGAGGTGAAAGAGCTGCTCCAGAGTGAATTGGGAGAGCTGCTGGGG AAAGCCACTGACCAGGCAGCAGTGGACAGCATCTTCAATAAACTGGACCTAAACCAGGACAACAGTGTGGACTTTCCAGAGTTCCTCAACTTGGTTGGCTGCCTCTCAGTACTCTGCCACGAACACTTCACCAAATCATAG